A genomic stretch from Sinorhizobium terangae includes:
- a CDS encoding P-II family nitrogen regulator, whose product MGNQMKIVMAIIKPFKLDEVREALTQVGIQGLTVTEVKGYGRQKGHTEIYRGTEYAVSFLPKLKVEIAVPSEIVDKAVDAIASAAKTGQIGDGKIFVYAIDHAVRIRTGETDSEAL is encoded by the coding sequence ATGGGAAACCAGATGAAAATTGTGATGGCCATTATCAAGCCGTTCAAGCTCGATGAGGTTCGCGAAGCCCTCACCCAAGTTGGCATCCAGGGGCTGACCGTAACCGAAGTGAAGGGCTACGGCCGCCAGAAGGGGCACACCGAAATTTACCGCGGCACCGAATACGCCGTGAGCTTCCTGCCGAAGCTCAAGGTCGAGATCGCCGTGCCGTCGGAGATCGTCGACAAGGCCGTCGACGCGATCGCCTCTGCCGCCAAGACCGGCCAGATCGGCGACGGCAAGATCTTTGTCTACGCGATCGACCATGCCGTGCGCATCCGCACCGGCGAAACCGATTCAGAAGCGTTGTAA
- a CDS encoding ammonium transporter, with protein sequence MSSFKLSTSLGRLGATAAALLAPVVAFAQETAPAAAEAVAATPVPDKGDTTWMLLSTILVLLMTVPGLALFYGGLVRAKNMLSVLMQVLMITAVVMIIWVTYGYSLAFTDGGSLNSFVGGFSKMFLAGVDTTTLAESFSKGVFIPEYVFVVFQMTFACITPALIVGAFAERIKFSAVMLFVVLWVTFVYFPVAHMVWFWGGPSAYTAPTGLIFSFGAIDFAGGTVVHINAGIAGLVGAILLGKRTGYKKEIMAPHSMTLTMVGASLLWVGWFGFNAGSNLEANAYAALAMINTFLATAAAIISWAVVETLVRGKASMLGAASGAVAGLVAVTPAAGFAGPMGAIVLGLAVSPVCYFFVDVVKNKFNYDDSLDVFGIHGVGGILGAIGTGILVNPALGGAGIVDYSTADFAAGYAGTATQVWAQLKGVLVTVVWSGIGSAILYKVVDAIVGLRVSVEAEREGLDLSSHGEAAYHAS encoded by the coding sequence ATGTCATCGTTCAAACTTTCCACCTCTCTTGGACGCCTGGGCGCAACCGCTGCCGCCCTGCTTGCGCCGGTCGTCGCCTTCGCCCAGGAGACGGCCCCTGCCGCCGCCGAGGCCGTTGCGGCAACGCCGGTTCCCGACAAGGGCGACACCACCTGGATGCTGCTGTCGACCATTCTCGTGCTGCTCATGACCGTTCCGGGGCTGGCACTCTTCTACGGCGGTCTCGTGCGCGCCAAGAACATGCTCTCGGTGCTGATGCAGGTTCTGATGATCACCGCCGTCGTCATGATCATCTGGGTGACCTACGGCTATTCGTTGGCCTTCACCGATGGCGGCTCGCTCAACTCCTTCGTCGGCGGCTTCTCCAAGATGTTCCTCGCCGGCGTCGACACGACGACGCTCGCGGAAAGCTTCTCTAAGGGCGTCTTCATTCCCGAATACGTCTTCGTCGTGTTCCAGATGACCTTCGCCTGCATCACGCCGGCGCTGATCGTCGGTGCTTTCGCCGAACGCATCAAGTTCTCGGCCGTCATGCTCTTCGTCGTCCTGTGGGTCACCTTCGTCTACTTCCCGGTCGCCCACATGGTCTGGTTCTGGGGCGGTCCGAGCGCCTATACGGCTCCGACCGGCCTGATCTTCTCCTTCGGCGCAATCGACTTTGCCGGCGGCACTGTCGTCCACATCAATGCCGGTATCGCGGGCCTCGTCGGCGCCATCCTGCTTGGCAAGCGCACGGGCTACAAAAAGGAGATCATGGCACCGCATTCGATGACGCTCACCATGGTCGGCGCCTCGCTGCTGTGGGTCGGCTGGTTCGGCTTCAATGCCGGCTCCAACCTGGAAGCCAACGCCTATGCGGCGCTCGCCATGATCAACACCTTCCTCGCTACGGCCGCCGCAATCATCTCCTGGGCCGTGGTTGAAACGCTCGTCCGCGGCAAGGCCTCGATGCTCGGCGCTGCCTCGGGCGCCGTTGCCGGCCTCGTCGCTGTCACGCCGGCTGCCGGTTTCGCCGGCCCGATGGGCGCGATCGTTCTCGGCCTCGCCGTCTCGCCGGTCTGCTACTTCTTCGTCGACGTCGTGAAGAACAAGTTCAACTATGACGACAGCCTCGACGTGTTCGGCATCCACGGCGTCGGCGGCATCCTCGGCGCGATCGGAACCGGCATCCTCGTCAACCCGGCACTCGGCGGCGCAGGCATCGTCGACTATTCGACCGCCGACTTCGCCGCGGGCTATGCTGGCACGGCAACGCAGGTCTGGGCGCAGCTCAAGGGCGTCCTCGTCACCGTCGTCTGGTCCGGCATCGGCTCGGCCATCCTCTACAAGGTAGTCGACGCGATCGTCGGTCTGCGCGTCTCGGTCGAAGCCGAGCGTGAGGGTCTCGACCTCTCCTCGCACGGCGAAGCCGCGTACCACGCAAGCTAA
- a CDS encoding FtsK/SpoIIIE family DNA translocase — translation MSRSNPATLDGRSNRFVLATFVWRQIASLAGFALFGALALAVAALSTWNVSDPSFSYATSEEPTNVLGHAGAAFADIFMQFFGLASVVALLPAVAWALVLIGGKPFDKVFKRLGFWFVGSVLAGAALSCVPAPITWPLPNGLGGVFGDMILRFPALFTGAFPTGTFATVLACLFAVPAAWCLIYSAGLIGVSEEQEEEPAEEVAPSKARTIGEELDDEDAGGPLTLLMGSLAHMRFTLEARLRRAFGMSSKRNTKRQYDEPYDFNNDEFGTLNEPVRPKPLTGRVEPSLDRAERRVVTPPPIMADDDDPPFDLDEQRPAGILPDDDDDDIAADWAPRAAPPKAGLAKAGSRVASPAPRPKSGQRIEREAQRSFVEDDGEFTLPPMQFLAEPKNIARDPSLSSDALEQNARMLEGVLEDFGVKGEIIHVRPGPVVTLYELEPAPGIKSSRVIGLADDIARSMSAIAARVAVVPGRNAIGIELPNQRRETVYLRELIGSRDFETTKTRLAMALGKTIGGEPVIADLAKMPHLLVAGTTGSGKSVAINTMILSLLYRLRPDQCRLIMIDPKMLELSVYDGIPHLLSPVVTDPKKAVVALKWTVREMEERYKKMSKIGVRNIDGFNTRVEQALAKGEAITRTVQTGFDRQTGEAMYETEEFDLTPLPYIVVIIDEMADLMMVAGKDIEGAVQRLAQMARAAGIHVIMATQRPSVDVITGTIKANFPTRISFQVTSKIDSRTILGEQGAEQLLGMGDMLYMAGGGRIQRVHGPFVSDTEVEEVVAYLKTQGVPQYLDAITEDDGEDEDGGGPAGTSNLADSDDPYDQAVAIVLRDGKASTSYVQRRLGIGYNRAASLIERMEQEGIIGPANHAGKREILVPTEAEITGR, via the coding sequence ATGAGCAGAAGCAATCCCGCAACGCTTGACGGCCGTTCCAACCGGTTCGTGCTGGCGACTTTCGTTTGGCGTCAGATCGCCTCGCTGGCAGGTTTTGCCCTGTTTGGCGCGCTGGCGCTTGCCGTCGCCGCGCTTTCGACATGGAACGTGTCCGATCCGAGCTTCTCCTACGCGACCTCGGAGGAACCGACCAACGTGCTCGGCCATGCCGGCGCCGCCTTCGCCGACATCTTCATGCAGTTCTTCGGGCTGGCGAGCGTCGTCGCGCTGCTTCCCGCTGTCGCCTGGGCGCTTGTCCTCATCGGCGGCAAGCCGTTCGACAAGGTCTTCAAACGCCTCGGCTTCTGGTTCGTCGGCTCCGTACTCGCGGGCGCGGCGCTGAGCTGCGTTCCGGCACCGATCACCTGGCCGCTACCGAACGGTCTCGGCGGTGTCTTCGGCGATATGATCCTGCGCTTCCCCGCCCTTTTCACCGGCGCCTTCCCGACCGGCACCTTCGCGACCGTTCTCGCCTGCCTTTTCGCTGTCCCGGCTGCCTGGTGCCTGATCTATAGCGCCGGCCTCATCGGCGTCAGCGAAGAGCAGGAGGAAGAGCCGGCGGAGGAAGTCGCACCCAGCAAGGCCCGCACCATCGGCGAGGAACTCGACGACGAGGATGCTGGCGGCCCCTTGACGCTACTCATGGGCTCGCTTGCCCATATGCGCTTTACGCTTGAAGCCCGCCTGCGGCGTGCCTTCGGCATGAGCAGCAAGCGGAACACCAAACGCCAGTATGACGAGCCCTATGACTTCAACAACGACGAATTCGGCACGCTGAACGAACCCGTGCGGCCGAAGCCGCTCACCGGCCGTGTCGAGCCTTCCCTTGACCGCGCGGAGCGCCGCGTGGTGACACCGCCGCCGATCATGGCTGACGATGACGATCCGCCTTTCGACCTCGACGAGCAGCGCCCTGCGGGCATACTGCCGGATGACGACGACGATGACATTGCCGCCGATTGGGCGCCGAGAGCGGCTCCGCCGAAGGCGGGGCTTGCCAAGGCCGGATCCCGCGTCGCGTCGCCGGCGCCGCGCCCCAAATCGGGCCAGCGCATCGAGCGCGAGGCGCAGCGCTCGTTCGTCGAGGACGACGGCGAATTCACGCTGCCGCCGATGCAATTCCTCGCCGAACCGAAGAACATTGCCCGCGATCCCTCGCTCTCGTCCGACGCGCTCGAACAGAACGCCCGCATGCTCGAGGGCGTGCTGGAGGACTTCGGCGTCAAGGGCGAGATCATCCATGTCCGCCCAGGCCCGGTAGTGACGCTTTACGAACTGGAGCCGGCTCCGGGCATCAAATCCTCCCGCGTCATCGGCCTTGCCGACGACATCGCCCGTTCGATGAGCGCGATCGCCGCCCGTGTCGCAGTCGTCCCCGGCCGCAACGCCATCGGCATCGAGTTGCCGAACCAGCGGCGCGAAACGGTCTACCTGCGCGAGCTGATCGGCTCGCGCGACTTCGAGACGACCAAGACCAGGCTCGCCATGGCGCTCGGCAAGACGATCGGCGGCGAGCCCGTCATCGCCGATCTTGCAAAGATGCCGCATCTGCTCGTCGCCGGTACCACCGGTTCGGGCAAATCGGTGGCGATCAACACCATGATCCTGTCGCTGCTCTATCGGCTCAGGCCCGACCAGTGCCGCCTGATCATGATCGACCCGAAGATGCTGGAACTCTCCGTCTATGACGGCATTCCGCACCTGCTCTCGCCGGTCGTGACCGACCCGAAGAAGGCCGTCGTCGCGCTGAAATGGACCGTGCGCGAGATGGAAGAGCGCTACAAGAAGATGTCGAAGATCGGTGTGCGCAACATCGACGGCTTCAACACACGCGTCGAGCAGGCGCTCGCCAAGGGCGAAGCGATCACCCGCACGGTTCAGACCGGTTTCGATCGCCAGACGGGCGAAGCGATGTACGAGACGGAGGAATTCGATCTCACGCCGCTGCCCTATATCGTCGTGATCATCGACGAAATGGCCGACCTGATGATGGTCGCGGGCAAGGATATCGAGGGCGCCGTCCAGCGGCTCGCCCAGATGGCGCGCGCCGCCGGCATCCACGTCATCATGGCAACCCAGCGTCCCTCGGTCGACGTCATCACCGGCACGATCAAGGCCAACTTCCCGACGCGCATCTCCTTCCAGGTCACCTCGAAGATCGACAGCCGCACGATCCTCGGCGAGCAGGGCGCCGAACAACTGCTCGGCATGGGCGACATGCTCTACATGGCCGGCGGCGGGCGCATCCAGCGCGTGCACGGCCCCTTCGTTTCCGACACGGAGGTGGAGGAAGTGGTGGCTTACCTGAAGACCCAGGGCGTGCCGCAATATCTCGATGCGATCACCGAGGACGATGGCGAGGACGAGGACGGCGGCGGTCCGGCCGGCACCTCCAACCTCGCCGATTCCGACGATCCTTACGATCAGGCGGTGGCGATCGTGCTGCGCGATGGCAAGGCCTCGACCTCCTACGTGCAGCGACGCCTCGGTATCGGCTATAATCGTGCCGCCTCGCTGATCGAACGCATGGAGCAGGAAGGCATCATCGGACCGGCGAACCATGCCGGCAAGCGCGAGATCCTGGTGCCGACCGAGGCGGAAATCACCGGCCGGTAA
- a CDS encoding outer membrane lipoprotein carrier protein LolA, whose protein sequence is MTKTKTGQGSNQAISRRVFVCGLAALAGMAGTTLDARHASAQATGVAQKIADHFSSVKTMAGEFVQFGPRGEQTGGKFYIRRPGRIRFNYEAPSPMRVIADGKSVVIGNMKLKTWDIYPLSKTPLNLLLSERIDLTGRMVRAVREESDLITIVLGDRSVFGDSTITMMFDPKTYDLRQWTITDPQKKDTSVMIFNVRTGMELDDKVFRIPYDEVRNRRGG, encoded by the coding sequence ATGACAAAGACAAAAACCGGCCAGGGCAGCAATCAGGCAATCTCGCGGCGTGTCTTCGTTTGCGGCCTGGCGGCTCTTGCGGGCATGGCCGGAACGACGCTCGATGCGCGGCACGCCTCCGCACAGGCCACCGGCGTCGCCCAGAAGATCGCCGATCACTTTTCGTCGGTGAAGACCATGGCGGGCGAGTTCGTACAGTTCGGACCGCGCGGCGAGCAGACGGGCGGCAAGTTCTACATCCGCCGCCCCGGGCGCATCCGCTTCAATTACGAAGCCCCCTCGCCGATGCGGGTGATCGCCGACGGCAAGTCGGTCGTCATCGGCAATATGAAGCTGAAGACTTGGGACATCTACCCGCTTTCGAAGACGCCGCTCAATCTGCTGCTGAGCGAGAGGATCGACCTGACCGGCAGGATGGTGCGCGCCGTCCGGGAGGAGTCCGATCTCATCACCATCGTGCTCGGAGACCGCTCGGTCTTCGGCGATTCGACCATCACGATGATGTTCGACCCGAAGACTTACGATCTCAGGCAGTGGACGATCACCGACCCGCAAAAGAAGGATACCTCGGTGATGATCTTCAACGTTCGCACCGGAATGGAGCTGGACGACAAGGTCTTCCGCATCCCCTATGACGAAGTGCGCAACAGAAGAGGCGGCTGA
- a CDS encoding exodeoxyribonuclease III gives MTLSIATWNINSIRLRMPLVEHFLKTWQPDILCLQETKCPNDQFPSSPLKSLGYKYIEMHGQKGYHGVATVSRLPLHELSDRRDYCGVGDARHLSVVFKAGDNTIRLHNFYVPAGGDEPDRTINPKFGHKLDFVDEMKLLHAEAEAGVSSILVGDLNIAPLEHDVWSHKQLLKIVSHTPIETEGLISVMTGGAWVDLMRQHVPPPEKLYTWWSYRAKDWELADRGRRLDHIWSSADIAPKLSRVDIIREARGWDRPSDHVPVIAHFEL, from the coding sequence ATGACCCTTTCCATCGCCACATGGAACATCAACTCCATTCGCCTGCGGATGCCGCTGGTCGAGCACTTTCTGAAGACATGGCAGCCCGACATCCTGTGCCTGCAGGAAACCAAATGCCCGAACGACCAGTTTCCGTCGTCGCCGCTGAAAAGCCTCGGCTACAAATACATCGAGATGCACGGCCAGAAGGGCTACCACGGCGTGGCGACCGTTTCGCGCCTGCCGCTGCATGAGCTTTCCGACCGCCGCGACTATTGCGGCGTCGGCGACGCCCGCCATCTCTCTGTCGTCTTTAAGGCCGGGGACAACACGATACGCCTGCACAATTTCTATGTGCCGGCCGGTGGCGACGAGCCGGACCGGACGATCAATCCGAAGTTCGGCCACAAGCTCGACTTTGTCGATGAAATGAAGCTCCTGCACGCCGAAGCCGAGGCCGGCGTCTCGTCCATCCTGGTCGGCGACCTCAACATCGCGCCGCTCGAGCACGACGTCTGGTCGCACAAGCAGCTGTTGAAGATCGTCAGCCACACCCCGATCGAGACCGAGGGCCTGATATCGGTGATGACCGGGGGTGCCTGGGTCGACCTGATGCGCCAGCACGTGCCCCCGCCCGAAAAGCTCTACACCTGGTGGAGCTATCGCGCGAAGGATTGGGAGCTGGCCGACCGCGGCCGCCGCCTCGATCACATCTGGTCCTCGGCCGATATCGCGCCGAAACTGAGCCGCGTCGACATCATCCGCGAGGCCCGCGGCTGGGATCGCCCTTCCGACCACGTGCCGGTGATCGCGCATTTCGAGCTCTGA
- a CDS encoding cyclic nucleotide-binding domain-containing protein, translated as MALNDDIALLSNVALFADISEDKLRLIAFGAERRRVLKGQELFREGAPADCAFAVAAGSFTLSKADGEGRQQHVATVEHGALLSELALISMVERKFTATADEDSEVIRINRPLFRRMLEEYPEVTALVEARIRENLLAMIRRAEALAGRFA; from the coding sequence TTGGCACTCAACGACGACATCGCGCTTTTGTCCAATGTGGCGCTCTTTGCCGATATCAGCGAGGACAAGCTGAGGCTGATCGCCTTCGGCGCCGAACGCCGCCGCGTCTTGAAGGGCCAGGAGCTTTTTCGCGAAGGGGCGCCGGCCGACTGTGCCTTTGCCGTTGCTGCCGGCAGTTTCACGCTTTCGAAGGCGGACGGCGAGGGCCGACAGCAGCATGTGGCCACCGTCGAGCATGGCGCGCTCCTTTCTGAACTGGCATTGATCTCGATGGTCGAGCGCAAATTCACGGCGACCGCCGACGAAGACAGCGAAGTCATCCGCATCAATCGCCCGCTTTTTCGCCGGATGTTGGAAGAGTACCCGGAGGTGACGGCGCTTGTCGAAGCCCGCATCCGCGAGAATCTGCTGGCGATGATCCGGCGCGCCGAGGCGCTTGCGGGGCGGTTTGCCTGA
- a CDS encoding response regulator transcription factor, translating into MATRTILLVDDDNDLRETLVEQLSLYEEFDLLQEATAGKGIQAARAHQVDLLIMDVGLPDMDGREAVKILRKGGFKAPIVMLTGHDTDSDTILGLEAGANDYVTKPFRFAVLLARIRAQLRQHEQSEDATFSVGPYTFKPSQKLLTMENGQKIRLTEKEAAIIRYLYRADQKVVTRDVLLEEVWGYNSGVTTHTLETHVYRLRQKIERDPSNAEILVTENGGYKIVP; encoded by the coding sequence ATGGCGACACGTACCATTCTCCTTGTCGATGACGACAATGACCTGCGCGAAACACTGGTAGAGCAGCTTTCTCTCTATGAAGAGTTCGATCTCCTGCAAGAGGCAACCGCCGGCAAGGGGATCCAGGCGGCCCGTGCACATCAGGTCGACCTTCTGATCATGGATGTCGGCCTACCCGACATGGATGGTCGCGAAGCGGTCAAGATCCTGCGCAAGGGCGGCTTCAAGGCGCCGATCGTCATGCTGACCGGGCACGACACCGATTCGGACACCATCCTCGGGCTCGAAGCGGGCGCCAACGACTACGTCACCAAGCCCTTCCGCTTTGCCGTGCTGCTCGCGCGCATCCGCGCCCAGCTTCGCCAGCACGAGCAGAGCGAGGACGCCACCTTCAGCGTCGGTCCCTACACGTTCAAGCCGAGCCAGAAACTGCTGACAATGGAGAATGGCCAGAAGATCCGCCTGACCGAGAAGGAAGCGGCGATCATCCGCTATCTCTATCGCGCCGATCAGAAAGTGGTCACGCGCGATGTCCTGCTCGAGGAGGTCTGGGGCTACAATTCCGGCGTCACCACGCATACGCTGGAGACGCATGTCTACCGGCTCCGCCAGAAAATCGAGCGCGACCCTTCCAATGCGGAGATTTTGGTGACAGAGAACGGCGGCTACAAGATTGTTCCTTGA
- a CDS encoding L,D-transpeptidase family protein — MRKKTSGVRSPKSTIVVRMAPRDRRRALVSFAGRTEQAAIGRSGITVIKREGDGATPRASMKLIGGYTRRDRISLPPTRLPMRATRRDMLWCDDPGHASYNRPAKPPLAASHETMMRDDGLYDVCLVMDWNIFCRRRNAGSAIFFHLIRPGYEPTQGCVAVSLPAMKRLIRHMRQGTIVKVV, encoded by the coding sequence ATGCGCAAGAAAACGTCGGGAGTAAGATCGCCAAAATCAACGATCGTCGTCAGAATGGCGCCGCGCGACCGCCGGCGCGCGCTTGTCAGCTTCGCCGGCAGAACGGAACAGGCGGCGATCGGCCGCAGCGGCATAACGGTAATCAAGCGCGAGGGTGACGGCGCGACGCCGCGGGCATCGATGAAGCTGATCGGCGGCTACACGCGCCGTGACCGCATCTCGTTGCCGCCGACGCGGCTGCCCATGCGTGCCACCCGCCGCGACATGCTGTGGTGCGACGATCCCGGCCACGCCTCATACAATCGCCCGGCCAAGCCCCCGCTTGCGGCAAGCCACGAGACGATGATGCGCGACGACGGCCTCTATGACGTATGCCTCGTCATGGATTGGAACATTTTCTGCAGACGGCGCAATGCCGGCTCCGCGATCTTCTTCCATCTGATTCGCCCCGGCTACGAGCCGACGCAGGGCTGCGTCGCCGTCAGCCTGCCGGCAATGAAGCGGCTGATCCGGCATATGCGCCAGGGAACGATCGTGAAGGTGGTGTAG
- a CDS encoding SixA phosphatase family protein: MPDDASPPTRRLLLLRHGKSAWPEGVADHRRPLAGRGRKAAPAIGAFMARQELIPDLALVSTARRAQETWELVANELPQKVETRDAVAIYEVTAKAMIDVIREVEPSVEKLMLVGHNPGMVELALLLVGGGDEVALARLRDKFPTAALAVMDFTIEQWSEIAPGKGRLVRFVTPRMLDGGG, translated from the coding sequence ATGCCTGACGACGCCAGCCCCCCGACACGCCGCCTCCTGTTGCTGCGCCACGGCAAATCCGCCTGGCCCGAGGGGGTCGCCGACCATCGCCGTCCGCTCGCCGGCCGCGGCCGGAAAGCGGCGCCGGCAATCGGCGCTTTCATGGCACGGCAGGAGTTGATCCCGGACCTCGCGCTCGTTTCGACCGCCCGGCGCGCGCAGGAGACCTGGGAGCTTGTCGCCAACGAACTGCCACAGAAGGTCGAAACCCGCGACGCCGTCGCCATCTACGAGGTGACAGCCAAGGCCATGATAGATGTGATCCGCGAGGTGGAGCCGTCGGTCGAGAAGTTGATGCTCGTCGGGCACAATCCAGGCATGGTGGAGCTTGCACTTCTGCTCGTCGGCGGTGGTGACGAGGTGGCGTTGGCGCGCCTGCGCGACAAGTTCCCGACGGCCGCTCTCGCCGTCATGGATTTTACCATCGAGCAATGGTCGGAGATTGCGCCCGGGAAGGGCCGGCTCGTTCGGTTCGTGACGCCCCGCATGCTGGACGGCGGAGGGTGA
- the leuC gene encoding 3-isopropylmalate dehydratase large subunit, with translation MSAPRTLYDKIWDDHLVNSQDDGTCLLYIDRHLVHEVTSPQAFEGLRMAGRKVRAPEKTLAVVDHNVPTSPDRHLGIKNEESRIQVEALARNAADFGVEYYSENDKRQGIVHIVGPEQGFTLPGMTIVCGDSHTSTHGAFGALAHGIGTSEVEHVLATQTLIQKKAKNMLVRVDGQLPPGVTAKDIILAIIGEIGTAGGTGHVIEFAGEAIRSLSMEGRMTICNMTIEGGARAGLIAPDETTFAYIKDRPRAPKGKAWDMALEYWKTLHTDEGAHYDRVVVLDAANLPPIVSWGSSPEDVVSVQGIVPNPDEIQDETKRASKWRALDYMGLKPGTKITDIAIDRVFIGSCTNGRIEDLRAVAKVVEGRKVAATVSAMIVPGSGLVKEQAEAEGLDKVFKEAGFDWREPGCSMCLAMNDDRLKPGERCASTSNRNFEGRQGFKGRTHLVSPAMAAAAAVSGHFVDIREWK, from the coding sequence ATGAGCGCACCGCGTACCCTCTATGACAAGATCTGGGACGATCATCTGGTCAACAGCCAGGACGACGGCACCTGTCTTCTCTACATCGATCGTCACCTCGTTCACGAGGTGACGAGCCCGCAAGCCTTCGAGGGCCTGCGCATGGCCGGCCGCAAGGTCCGCGCGCCGGAAAAGACGCTCGCCGTCGTCGACCATAACGTCCCGACCTCACCCGATCGCCATCTTGGCATCAAGAACGAGGAGAGTCGCATCCAGGTTGAGGCGCTCGCCAGGAATGCTGCCGACTTCGGCGTCGAATACTATTCCGAGAACGACAAGCGCCAAGGCATCGTCCACATCGTCGGTCCCGAACAGGGCTTCACGCTGCCCGGCATGACGATCGTCTGCGGCGACAGCCACACCTCCACCCACGGTGCCTTCGGCGCGCTCGCGCATGGCATCGGCACTTCGGAAGTGGAACATGTTCTGGCGACGCAGACGCTTATCCAAAAGAAGGCGAAGAACATGCTGGTGCGCGTCGACGGCCAATTGCCGCCGGGCGTCACTGCCAAGGATATCATCCTCGCGATCATCGGCGAGATCGGCACGGCCGGCGGCACCGGTCATGTCATCGAGTTTGCCGGCGAAGCCATCCGTTCGCTCTCGATGGAAGGCCGCATGACGATCTGCAACATGACGATCGAAGGCGGCGCCCGCGCCGGCCTGATCGCGCCGGACGAGACGACCTTCGCCTATATCAAGGACCGGCCGCGCGCGCCCAAGGGCAAGGCCTGGGACATGGCGCTCGAATACTGGAAGACATTGCACACGGACGAGGGCGCCCATTATGACCGCGTCGTCGTGCTCGACGCCGCCAACCTGCCGCCGATCGTGTCCTGGGGCTCCTCGCCGGAGGACGTGGTCTCGGTGCAGGGCATCGTTCCGAACCCGGATGAAATCCAGGACGAGACCAAGCGCGCCTCGAAATGGCGTGCGCTCGACTATATGGGCCTGAAGCCGGGCACGAAGATCACCGACATCGCCATCGACCGGGTCTTCATCGGTTCCTGCACCAATGGCCGCATCGAGGACCTGCGCGCCGTCGCCAAGGTCGTTGAGGGCCGCAAGGTTGCCGCGACCGTTTCGGCGATGATCGTGCCGGGCTCCGGCCTCGTCAAGGAACAGGCGGAAGCGGAAGGACTCGACAAGGTCTTCAAGGAAGCAGGTTTCGACTGGCGCGAGCCCGGCTGCTCCATGTGCCTGGCGATGAACGACGACCGGCTGAAGCCGGGCGAACGCTGCGCCTCGACGTCGAACCGCAACTTCGAAGGCCGTCAGGGCTTCAAGGGGCGCACGCATCTGGTTTCGCCGGCGATGGCCGCCGCTGCGGCGGTTTCGGGGCACTTCGTCGATATCCGCGAGTGGAAATAA
- a CDS encoding amino acid ABC transporter permease, with amino-acid sequence MAPVKSDTSEKGDYPWWLVALLLIAVLLAAVIATNDIFSQVFGVVLKGIGVTIFVTLVGFALATVLGLGVALMALSEHVALRQTARFYTEVIRGVPILVLLFYIAFVGAPALVVVANFAAAPFISAGWMEPLVVRDISLMWRAIIALMIGYSAFIAEVFRAGIQSVDKGQVEAAKALGLSRYQRFRLVVFPQAIRVILPPLGNDFVAMVKDSSLVSVLGVADITQMGKIYASGSFRFFETYSIVAYVYLILTIGLSLALRALERRLRRAETR; translated from the coding sequence ATGGCGCCAGTTAAATCCGACACTTCCGAAAAGGGCGACTATCCCTGGTGGCTGGTCGCCCTTCTCCTGATCGCCGTGTTGCTCGCCGCGGTCATTGCAACCAACGACATCTTTTCCCAGGTCTTCGGCGTTGTCCTCAAGGGCATTGGCGTCACCATTTTCGTGACGCTGGTGGGTTTTGCGCTGGCGACGGTGCTCGGCCTCGGCGTGGCGTTGATGGCGCTTTCCGAGCATGTCGCGCTGCGCCAGACCGCGCGCTTCTATACGGAGGTGATCCGTGGCGTGCCGATCCTCGTGCTGCTTTTCTACATCGCCTTCGTCGGGGCGCCGGCGCTGGTGGTCGTGGCGAATTTCGCGGCTGCGCCGTTCATTTCTGCAGGCTGGATGGAGCCGCTCGTCGTTCGCGATATCTCGCTGATGTGGCGGGCGATCATCGCCCTGATGATCGGCTATTCGGCCTTCATCGCCGAGGTCTTTCGCGCCGGCATCCAGTCGGTCGACAAGGGGCAGGTGGAGGCGGCCAAGGCGCTCGGGCTTTCGCGCTATCAGCGCTTTCGCCTCGTCGTCTTCCCGCAGGCGATCCGCGTCATCCTGCCGCCGCTCGGCAACGACTTCGTGGCGATGGTCAAGGATTCCTCGCTGGTCTCGGTGCTCGGCGTCGCCGACATCACCCAGATGGGCAAGATCTACGCCTCGGGCTCGTTCCGCTTCTTCGAAACCTATTCCATCGTCGCCTATGTCTATCTCATCCTGACGATTGGCCTCTCGTTGGCGCTCCGGGCGCTCGAGCGGCGGTTGAGACGGGCGGAGACGCGGTAG